A stretch of the Aythya fuligula isolate bAytFul2 chromosome 18, bAytFul2.pri, whole genome shotgun sequence genome encodes the following:
- the ARMC7 gene encoding armadillo repeat-containing protein 7, with amino-acid sequence MELGRLEYLQALVTEFQVTDSSEAKEQVLANLANFAYDPKNYEYLRQLQVLDLFLDMLTEDNETLVEFAIGGLCNLCLDKTNKDYILEANGVEPIINCLSSSNEETVMSAVTTLMYLTTPQSRQQTTALPVVECMLRFSLSASRRLSNLATVFLEDYCTPLQVEEAQNLSKHTAVGIPLPKD; translated from the exons atggagctggggaggcTGGAGTACCTGCAGGCCCTCGTCACCGAGTTCCAGGTGACGGACAGCTCAG AGGCCAAGGAGCAGGTGCTGGCCAACCTCGCCAACTTTGCCTACGACCCCAAGAACTACGAGTACCTCCGGCAGCTTCAGGTCCTGGATCTTTTCCTTGATATGCTGACTGAAGACAACGAGACCCTTGTGGAGTTCGCTATTG GTGGTCTTTGTAACCTGTGCCTAGATAAAACTAACAAAGACTATATCTTGGAGGCCAATGGGGTAGAGCCCATAATAAATTGCCTCTCCAGTTCCAATGAGGAGACCGTCATGTCAGCAGTCACAACGCTGATGTACCTGACAACGCCACAGTCCCGCCAGCAGACCACAGCTCTCCCAGTGGTGGAGTGCATGCTACGCTTCTCCCTCTCAGCCAGCAGAAGGCTAAGCAATCTGGCAACTGTCTTTCTGGAGGATTACTGCACACCTCTGCAAGTGGAAGAGGCTCAGAACCTAAGCAAACACACAGCAGTAGGGATTCCTCTTCCTAAGGACTGA